The genomic window AAGGATCATGGTGTTCATGGTGTAGCCTAAAAGTTCTAATATCATTAAAGACATAAACATAGACATTGGGATTGCAAAGCCCACGAATAGCGCACTTTTAAAGCCCATAAAGAACATTAAAACGGTAACAACTAATATGATACCAAATATAATATTGTTCACTAAATCGTCTACTTGACCAATGGTTTTGGAAGATTGATCGTTTGCAATACTTACTGTTAGATCTGGAGGAAAAACGTTTGCTATAGCATCATCAACAATAATTTGAATTTGTTCTGCCGCAGCCACCATATTTTTACCAGCACGTTTTTTCACATCTAGCATAACTACGGGATGCCCAAATTCTCTGGCGTATGTTGTTCTATCTTCATCTTTAAAGGTTACCGAGGCAACATCTTTTAAGTAAATGGGATTGTAACCTTCAGATTTTACAACAAAACTCTCAAGCTCTTTCGGATCTTCAATTTCACCGAGTATACGTATGGTACGTCGTTGTCCGCTAGTAATTAAATTACCTGCAGACATGGTTAAGTTTTCGCTGTTTATGGTGTTAATAATATCTGAAAAACTCACTTGTGCAGCCATCATTTTATAGATATCTACCGCAACTTCAACTTCTTTGTCTTGAGCACCACGAATATCTACTTTTTTAATTTCTTGAAGACTTTCAATTTCATCTTGAAGATATTCTCCAAACTCTTTAAGTTTATCTGTTGGGTAATCTCCAGAGATATTAATGTTTACAATTGGTGTTTCTTCAGATATGCTTAAATCGAAAACATCTGGTTCAACTTTGGCTCCATTAAATGAAGGCCAGTCTTCACTAGCTGTTTTAGAATCTATTTCGTCTTTAATCTTAGATTTTGCAGCCTCAACGGATATGCTTTCATCAAATTCAACAATAACAATGGAGTAATCTTCTTGTGAGGTTGAGGTGATTTCAACAATATTACTTATTGTTTTAATTTGGTCTTCAATAGGGTCTGTAATAAGTTTTTCAATATCTTCGGCGGTATTCCCCGGGTAAATCGAACTTATATAAATTTTAGTTTCTTTTATCTCAGGAAAATTCTCTCTCGGCATGCTAAAATATGCTCCAGTACCTAAAAACAGTATGGTTGCAATTAAAACATACATGGTTGTTTTATTGTTAATAGCCCAAGTGGATAACCAAAACTCTTTATCTACGCTTTTCTTTTTATCAGTCATTTTTTGGTCTTTAAAATTATTTAGCGTCTTTGTTAACAAGAATTCTTACATCTTGTCCTTCTTTAACGCTACGCGCACCTTCAACAATAATTTCTTCATTGTGTTCAATACCCGATAAAATTTCAATAAAATCGCCTTGAGTTTTTCCTGTTTCTACAATAACACGTTTTGCTTTGGCTAAATTGTCTTTTTTGTCTGTAATGGTATAAATGTACTGTTGACCTTCTGCATTTTCCGATATAATACTTTGCGGAATTAAAAACGCTTTATTGTTGGTGTAATCGTTAATTTTAAGCTTTGCCGTAAGGTTTGGTTTTATTTGTCTCTCTTTATTTGAAATTGCAATTTCCACTCTAAATGTTCTGTTTGCTGGATTAATAAAGTTTCCTGCTTGGCGTATTTTTGCGTCTATTTCTTTTCCTAAAACAGGAAAGTTTACTTTAACCTCTTTTCCTTTTGTTACTTCAGAAATGTAGCGCTCAGGAACTTCAGTTTCAATATACATGTTATCTAGGTTTACAATTCTAAATAATTGTGATTGTCCAGGAGCTACAACACTACCTTGGTCTGTTATTACATCGTCTATAGTACCAGAAAACGGAGCGCGAACAATGGTTTTCCCTACTTGTTGCTGTAATTGGTTAACAGCTTCTTGTTGTGCTTCAAAATTAGATTTAGCTTGTAAATATTGAATTTCACTACCTATTTTTTGGCTCCATAAACGGTCTTGGCGTTCAAAAGTTGTTTTAGCTAAATTAGTTTGTATTTTTATTTGTGCTAATTGTTGTGTTAAGCCACCATCGTCAATTTTCGCTAACATTTGGCCTTTACTTACGTGTTGACCTTCTTTTACATAAACCCGTGATAAGATGCCTGAATACTCAGGAAAAACAATTAAATTTTGCTTTGTATCTACACTACCTTGTAACTCTAGGTAGTGAGTAAAAACAATTTCTTTAGCTGTAAAGGTTGTAATTAAAGGTATTTTAGTTTGTGGATCTAATGTTTTTATTTTTGCATCTAGTTGTTTTAATTGATCTGCAATTTCTTGAGAAGAAACATCTAATTCGGCCTTCTTTTCTCTTATTAATTCCAAATTATTAGTCTCAATAATAGCTTCAACAGATTTGTTTTTTTTGCCACCACATGATGAAAGCACTAGGGTTGTGAGTAATAGTGAATATATATATTTCATTGTATTGTTGAGTTTATTAAATTATATAGTGATTAGTATATTTTTTTGATTGCGTTTTAATCTTCTTGATTTGTAATGGTTTCCAGTGCTACTTTGTTGTTTATTACATTTAGCATGGCTTGTAAAAACTCTTGTTGTGCTGTGTAAAGTTGTGTTTGTGCTTGTCTTAAATCGAAACTAGAAGCAATACCTTCAAAAAATTTAGTTTGATTTTTTTTCTCTATACGTTCCGCAAGGTTTAAGTTTTCTTTTTTATTAGAGTATTCTTCAATAGCAAATTGATAATCACTTTTTGCCGATGCAATTTCTAGTTTTAAACGTTGTTCGGTTTCTGTTAAATCGTCTTTTGCTTTTTCAAAATTAATACGGGCGCGTTGGGTTTTAGCTTTGGTACCTCCCGAACTAAAGATTGGAACGCTTAAGTTAACACCAAACAGACCATACCCATAATATTTTGTTTTATTTTGGAATAAATCGAAATCGTCACTGTAAGCAATATAACCTCCAGATAAAAAGGTGCTAAGTGTTGGTAAGTTTTTAGCTTTTTCTAGTTTTAATAATAGCTCTTTAGATGTTTTATCATTTTTTGCTATTTTGTAATCTATGGTGTTTTCTACAGAGAAAGGATTGTTTATAAAGCTTAAATCCATGTTTTTAGCCGCAAGTGTTTCTAAGTTATCAGTAAGTACGGTTTTGCTTTCAATGTCTATACCTAGATTGATGTTTAGCATTTGGTAAGCTACTTTTTTTAGTCTAATGCTGTTGTTTAAGTTGCTGTTAATACTTGATAACGTAATTTTTAGCTGCTCTACGCTTTCTTCTTCTTCTAAACCGTTTTCATAAATTTGAGTAATTTCATCTAGATTTTTTTGAAGAGTTATTTTATTACGTTCTAAGATGGCAACACTTTCTTCTGTTAATAACACATTTCCGTATGCATTAACAACGGCTTTTCTTACCTCTAAATCGGTTTTGATTTTGGCGTGTTTTGAGATTTCTAAATAAACCTTAGCAGATTGCAGTCCAACAATATAAGAACCATCAAACAATAATTGAGATAAAGTGGCTGAAGCATCTAATGAATGTTTTAAGCCAAAAGCAAAAGCTTCATTTGTACCATCTCCATCAAAATCTGCTAGAGAAACTTGCTGTTTTAGCCAGTTTTGATAATCTACAGTAGCATTAAGTTGAGGCAACCCTGTTGCTGTGGTTTCCCATTTTTGCTTTTTTGCAGCTTCAATGTCTCTGCCTGCATTTTTGGCTGTTCTATTATTTTCTAACGCAAAATTAATAGCATCCTCTAAAGAAAAGCTTTGATTATTTTCTTGCGAAATAGCTGTTATAGAAACTAATAAACTAAAAAATATAATTAGTTTGTTTTTCATTTTATGATTGAGTTTTTGTTATAAATTTATTTAAAGTTTCAAATCCTTTTTCGGTAACAATGGCTCTTAAGTGGTATTCTAAGTAACTTTCCATTAAGTAATCCATAGAGAATAACTCCGTTGGAAAAATGGTGCCATCTTTAATGCCTGTCATTCCATTAAAATACATTCTAGAAATAAAACCGATATCTATATTGGCACGAAACAATTCTGTGTCTATTCCTTTTTGAAGACTATCACTAACGGAATCGTGCATTTTTTCAAATTGTTTTAAATGTAGAGACGCATATATTTGAGGGTAATATTTTTTAAGCTGAAATTGAGGTGATGATTTTTCACTCTCTAGATGGTTCATTACAAACATTTTTATATCGTACAATTCCTCAATTGGGTTTATCGAATTACTGCAAATGTTGTCTATCCCATTACAAATAAGATCGAAAACAGAAAACGAAACCGCTTCTACTAATTTAGTTTTATTGGCGAAATGTACATAAATGGTTTTCTTCGATATGCCCATTTCGTGAGCAATATCGTCCATTGTAACACTTTTAAACCCTAGGTTTAAAAATAGATCGGTGGCTTTTTTTACTATTTTTTCTCTCATAATTCGGGGCAAATGTACAACGGGAAACTTTAAAAACAAAAATAGTTTCCTGAGTTTTAATGATTTTTTAATATTAAATTTACTTTGAGGGTTTTTAATATGGTGAATTCCTTTATTTTTGTCCGATGCTTTCAATAGAAAAATACCAAAACGAATTTGTCTCTTATTTAGAGAAATACTCAACAGTAAAAGAACCTAAAAACCTTTACGAACCTATTCAGTATATTTTAGAGTTAGGAGGAAAAAGATTACGGCCTGTTTTAACTTTAATGGCTGCCGATATATTTGGGAGTAACTACAAAGGGGCGTTAAATGCAGCATTAAGTATAGAGGTGTTTCATAATTTTTCTTTGGTTCATGATGATATTATGGACGATGCGCCATTAAGACGTGGACATGAAACCGTGCACGAAAAATGGGATATAAATACAGGGATTCTTTCTGGGGATGCTATGCTTATTATGGCATATCAACTTTTTGAAAACTACGAAGCACCTATTTTTCTTGAACTAGCTAAGCTGTTTAGTAAAACGGCTTTAGAGGTTTGTGAAGGTCAGCAATACGATGTTGATTTTGAAACTAGAACCGATGTGAGTATTCCTGAATATTTAATTATGATTGAATATAAAACGGCTGTTTTGGTTGCTGCTGCCATGAAAATGGGAGCTATTGTTGCAAAAGCTTCAAAAGAAGATCAAGATAATATTTATAATTTTGGGCGTTATTTAGGTATCGCATTTCAATTACAAGACGATTATTTGGATGCCTTTGGAGATCCAAAAACGTTTGGAAAACAGGTTGGTGGTGATATTATTGAAAATAAAAAAACGTATTTATATTTGAAAGCGTTAGAGTTTTCTAATGATGAAGATTGTGCTACGTTAAGTCAATTGTTTGCATCGAATCCAGAAGATGTTAGCTCGAAAATAGAAATGGCAAAACAGTTTTTTGTGAATTCAGGATCGGCTGAAGCTACTAAAAAAGCGATAGAGGATTATACCTTAAAAGCCTTTGCAGTGTTGGAGTCTTTAAATATTCCGGATGATAAAAAAGCCACTCTTAAAACGTTTGGTAGTAATTTAATGAACCGTACGGTTTAAATATTTATTTTTTTCCAAGGACGTGTAAACCTCAATTATGAAATTACCAACTAATTTTGATCATTTAATTGAAGAAGCAAATGCTTTGAATTTATATGAAAAACTAATTTTACAACTAAACAAAGATTTTTTGTTGGCAAATGTAGATTTGGATTTTCATGTAGAGGTTTTACCATCTAGTTTAAAATTACTTCTACACGAAACGGTTTACAGGCTTATTCAAGAAAAATTTAACGAGTATTTAAATTTACTTTACATTATTGATGTTTCTGAAAAGGAAGTAAAGGCTTTGAATGGTGATGATATTTTAGAATTATCTGAAGCTGTTACTTTTTTAATTTTGAAACGCGAATGGCAGAAGGTTTGGTTTAAAAACAAGTATTCATAATTTAATGAAGATAATTTTGTCCTATTTAAAATATCTTCATATATTTGTAGTGTAAAATTAATATTATGTTTTCTAAAGCTTGTGAATACGGAATTAAAGCAGTTATTTTTATTGCTATAAAATCCTACGAAGATTTGCGTGTTAGTCCCAAAGAAATAGCCGAAAAAATTGATTCTCCTCAAGCGTTTACTGCAAAAATTTTACAATCTTTAGTACATCATGATATTGTAAACTCTATAAAAGGAGCGCATGGTGGTTTTGAAATACAAAAAGATAGAATTAGCCAGATTAAATTAGCCGAAATTGTAAAGGCTATTGATGGCGATAGCATTTATATGGGTTGTGGATTAGGTTTAGAAAAATGTGATGAAAACCATCCGTGTCCTGCACACGACAAATTTAAAATTGTTAGGGATGAGCTTCAAAACATGCTAGAAAACACAACTCTAGAAGAATTAGCGCTTAATATTAAATCTGGAACATCATTTTTAAGAGTCTAAAAAAAATTTAAATATAAATAGGATAAATTTATCCGAAATAAAATAATTATGGAAACATTACATACAGATACACAAAAACAAATAGGACAATTTGTTGCCGAAGATTTTAGAACTGCGGCTGTTTTTTCTAAACACAAAATAGATTTTTGCTGCAATGGAAACCGATCTATTGAAGAAGCTTGCGAAAAAAAAGGAATTGATAGTAATAGATTGCTGGAAGAGCTAGAGGCTGTATTAAATACGTCTACAGGTCAATCTATAGATTATAAATCTTGGCCTTTAGATTTGCTTGCAGAATATATTGAGAAAAAACACCACAGATATGTGGAAGAGAAGATTCCGGTATTACGTCAGTTTTTGGATAAACTTTGTAAAGTGCATGGTGAGCGTCATCCCGAGCTTTTTAAAATTAATGAATTATTTACAGCTTCGGCAGGAGAATTATCGGCTCACTTGAAAAAAGAAGAACTTGTGCTTTTTCCTTTCATAAAAAAAATGGTAAAAGCCACTTTAGATAAAAGTGCTGTTCAAGCTCCACATTTTGGAACTGTTGAAAACCCTATCGCTATGATGATGGAAGAGCATGATACCGAAGGCGGACGTTTTAGACAGATTGCTGAACTTACTGATAATTATACGCCTCCGGCAGATGCTTGTAACACTTACAAGGTAACATATGCTATGCTAGAAGAATTTGAAAAAGACTTGCATTTACACATACATTTAGAAAATAATATTTTATTTCCTGAGGCTGTAAAATTGGAGAAACAGTTTAGTTAATATTAAATATTAATTAGTATTTTAATTAAGAAATCCTGGAGCATTAATTTTAAAAATGTTCTGGGATTTTTGTTGTTAACACATATAATTATATGTGTTTCACTTTTTTTGTTGATAATCTGTTAGAGATTTAAATGCCGTCAAAACAAGCAAGTAACTGAAAATGTTTAGCTGATTTTAATCATGTTTATTTGCCTTTTTTTTGAATAACTTTAAGAATTAATCGGTAACGCTATGAAAAACATACTCTTACTTTCTGATTTTTCTACTAATTCGAAAAATGCCATACACTATGCTATGCGTTTTTTTAAAAATCAAAAATGTATATTTCATCTAATGCATGTGCATAAAACAGGTAGTTATACATCCGATGATTTAATGCATTCTCCAAAAGAAAGTATTTACGAATCCATTACGCGAGAACCTCGAGAGAAGTTAAATAGCATAAAGGAAGATTTAAAGGAAACTTATAAAAACCTTAATCATCAATTTGAAATTCATATAGATTTTGATGTATTTATAGATGCAATTAATCAGGCGGTAAAAAACAAAAAAATAGACTTTATCATTATTGGAACAAATGGTGCTACAAGTGCTAAGGAAATTTTTTTGGGTAGCAATACTATTAATGTGATTAGAAAAGTGAACTGTAAAACTTTAGTTATTCCCGAAGATTACAGATTTACGCCAATTAAAGAATTATTGTTGCCATTAGATCCTCGAGATGTTATTGATGGAAAACAGTTTACGGACTTATTAGAGTTTATGGAAACCTATCAATTAAATCTAAATGTTTTGAGAGTTAATCCTAATAAAGAAAATGCAGAAATAGAGAAACAAGATGTATCTAATCTATCCATTTTAAAATGTAAATATCAAGTTGTAAATAATGTCCCAATAGATTTTGCTGTGCTAAGTTATTTGAAAACAAACACTATAGATTTTATTTCTTTATTTGTAAAAAACAAAGGCTTTCTAGAGCATTTATTTTCAAAAGGAAATACTAAGATTAATATTTCTAAAATACCAAAACCTATGCTTGTGTTACATGGCTAATCACCGGGCTTTTAATTTCAACCAAACAAAATAATTTTTATTTAAAATTAAAATAGAGGTTTACTATTACGTAAAATGTAAGAATGCCCAAAAAAAGTGTGCTTATTTTAGAGTTCTAAAGTACTCTAAAATAGCTCTTGCATCTTCTTCTGTAAGGTGTTGGTTTGCCATTGGAGCTCCATTAAATTCTTTTAATAAATCTTTCGCTAATGGATCTTCTTTTACCATTTGCTCAGGATTTAATATCATATTCATAACCCATTCTGGAGTTCTTCGTTCTAAAACACCAGTTGGAGCAGGACCTATAAATTTTTTATCGGCTCTATGGCATGCGGTGCACATTTTTTTATATACATCGGCTCCATGTGTAGCCATTTTTTGATCTACTTCTGCAGCGAGCGTTACAGATTTGATTGGTCCAATACCTTTATTGGCTAAATCTATCTTTTTAGATGCAGGAACTTGTTCTGCTTTTTGGGTAGTGGCTTTTTCAGTTGGTGCTGTTTTTTGGTATGAGAAGCCTTCTTTCTTCTTTTCGTCTTTGCTTCCACAACTTATTAGTAGTGTTACAAATAATACAGCCATTAATTTTAGTGCTCGTTTCATGTTCTACGAATTTTACTACTCAAAATTAAAGACTATTCTAGGTTTAAAACATGATAAAAATCATAGTTAATATGCGGATATTTTATTTCTTGTTGTGATCTTTATAATTTTGATGATGGTTTAAGGGAGAATGAGTCTATAGTTAGTTTTTTAGAAGATTAATTTTTTAAAATAAATACTAAATTTTTATAAAAAGCACCAATGTCTATACTTGTATTACTCGCTTAATTATATTTGTAGATAATTAAATAGGTTTGCTATATTTAGTATTCCATAAAACCTGATAATGCCTAAAAAATTAGTAGTAGTCTGTTTATTTAATTTTCTAATTGCAGCCTTAATGGGTTTGGCTTTGCGCTATTCATTTTTAGATTCGGTAGGGTTAAATTATAGGTTTTTAACGCATGCACATTCTCATGTAGCTATGTTGGGTTGGGTGTATTTAATGCTTTACGTATGCATTGTGCATTATTTTGTACCCGAAAACAAACCAGTTTTCACGAAGTTATTTTGGTTTACGGAATTTGCCGTTATCGGGATGGTATTAAGTTTTCCCTTTCAAGGCTATGCGGTTGTTTCTATATCCTTTTCAACCTTGCATATTTTTTGTAGTTATTATTTTGTTTACCTCGTTTGGAAACATCATAAAACAGAATCTATAGTTACTAGTAGGTTATTAAAAACAGCGCTCGTTTTTATGGTTGTGTCTACAGCAGGAGTTTGGTGTTTAGGACCTGCGGTGTCTATGTTGGGGCAAGCTTCTGCATTTTACCAAATAGCAATTCAATTCTTTTTACACTTTCAGTTTAATGGATGGTTTTTAATTGCCGTTTTTGCAGTGTTTTTTCATCTATTTAAAGTTGAAAACACAAAAGTATTCAGGCTTTTTTACTGGGTGTTAATAGCATCGACCATTTTTACTTTTGCACTTCCTGTTCAATGGTTTGCTCCACATGGCTTATTGCCTTGGATTAATGGGTTTGGAGTTGTTTTGCAGCTTGTGGCACTTGTTTTGTTTATAAAACTTATTAAGTTTAAAGCTTACCAGAAACTCAATAAAGATAAAAGTATTGTGATTAACTTATACCGTTTTGCTGTTCTTTGCTTTGTTTTAAAAACTGTTTTCCAAGCATCTTCTATTTTTCCGGAATTTTCAAACGTGGTTTACACACATCGTAATTTTGTTATTGGTTTTATTCATTTGTTAATGCTTGGTGTAATTTCTGGATTTCTGTTTTCTTTTATTCTGAAAAATAATTTATTAACCTACTCCAAAATAGCTTATGTTGGACTATATAGCTTTTTAAGCGGATTTATTTTAACTGAAATTATGTTGCTTATTCAAGGTTATAAGTTTTTTGTTGGAAGCGGGATGTTGCCAAATTATTACCTGTTACTTTTTTTATGTAGTATTTTATTACCTTTCGGTATTGCTTTAATCCTGTTTAATTTAATAAAGAATAAGGTTGCTTAAAATCAATTTCAGGTAAAAATTGAGTCCTTGTTATTTAACCGTTTTTAAAATGGTTTCAATAGTTTCTTTATTGTCAACACCTAAACCTTCTTGTTGGTGTATTAATTCGCCTGCTGGATTAAATACACTTATAATATTGGAGTGAGAAAAATCTATAGGAGAAATTTCTTTGTATTTCATAGATAGTACATTCGCAAATTCACGAACGCCACTTTCTGTTCCTTGAAGAAACATCCACTGTTCGCCGTCCATAACATTTTCTATGGCAAAAGATTTTAAACGTTTTGGTGTGTCGGTTAATGGGTCTATACTTATTAAAACAAATTGAATATCTTTTATTTTTTCATCAGGAATTTGTGCTTCAATATTTCGCATATCGGCAACTAGTCTAGGGCAAGCTGCTTTACATGAGGTGTAAATCATTACCATAACTAAAGTTTTTCCTTTTAATTCTTTCAATTCAATCGTTTTGTTTTCTTCAGTTTGCCAAAGTGAGGTTAAATTGAATATCGATGTATCGGAAATTTCATTATCACTTAAAAGTTTTTCTGGTGTTGCATTAATGGATATTAAATCCATTTTACAAACAGTACAATTTCCTGGAGCGTTATAAGTTTTGTTGCCTTCGCATTTCATTGGGCATTGAAAAACTTGTGATGTTTCAGTGTTTTTCTTTTTATCAGAATTACAGTTTTGTAACAGCAAACCTGAAACAAATAATATAAGGATGTATTTTAAAGGTTTCATATAAGTTTATTTTTTTATAGGTTTTACGCAACGAAATCCTAAGTTTTTCATTGAGTATTTAGCTTTTAAACTTCCGCGTATAGCGTAACGCATAAATGCAGCATAGTTCATTAAGTCGGTTGCATTTAAAGAGGCGCTTCCACAGAATAAATTGGAATCTTTGTCTCCGTCTTTTCGCGATTCACCAGAAATTAAAACGGAATTAAAATCTAATGTCCATTCCCAAACTAAGCCATGTAGGTCGTAAATGCCCCATACGTTTTTAGGGCGTAATCCAATGGTGTTTTCATTGGAGTGTGGCGCTTCATACCAAGCTAGTATTTTTTTATTGAAGGATGGTTTAACGCGAGCATCCTTTGTGGTTTCGTCTGCCATGGCTGCGTATTCCCATTCATCTATGGTGGGTAATCGTTTGTCTTGGCATTCACAATAGGCTTTGGCGGCGTACCATGAAATATAAGTTGCCGGGCTATTTAGGTTTTCAGATGGTTTTAATTCTAAATCCGATTTCCAATTCGCTAAATAACTTTTATCTGAAAATAATTTTAGAATTTTAGATTTTTGCCATTTTGGATGTTCTTTTATAAAATTAAGATATTCTGCGTTGGTAACAGGGTAAACGTCCATTTCGAAATCTTTAACTTCTACAACAGTTGAATCTCTACCATATAAAGGAAGGTATCTACTGCCTTCAATATAAACCATACCTTTAGATTGGCTAAAAGCACATGTTTGGGTAACCAACAAAACAAACAATAATCTAAAGGCTAGGTTTTTCATAATATTACTTATTAGTTACTGTTTTTTACTTTTTCTACCATGGCTTTTGTAATTACTTTTTTAGAGTTGCCCCAGCTGTTATATACGTAGGTTAACACATTTGCAATTTCATCTGAAGATAACATTTGGCGTGTCATTACGCTGTTATATTTTTCACCATTAACTGTAAGTTCTCCTGTTTTACCATGAAGTACAATACCGATAGCGCGATCTACATCGGCGTTTAAATAATCGGATTTTGCTAAAGGAGGAAACGCATTTGGAATACCTTGACCTTCTGCTTGGTGACAAGCAAAGCAGGTTTGCATATAGGCTTGTTTGCCAAATTCCATTTGTTCGTCGAAAGATTTTGCTGGAACTTCAGAAGCTACAATTTCATCTGTTGTTGGCATGTTTTGAATTCCAGGGCCTTCTGGTAAATAAATATCATCACGTATTTCTCCAGAGTAAATCTTCTTGTTGAGTTCGCCTTCAACTTTAAGCATCCCTAAGGCTCCTTTGTTGAATGCTCTAAAAATAGAGTGATCAACAATAATAAAAGTTCCAGGTACTTCTACTTTAAGTTCTACCATGGCGGCTCCACCGGCTGGAATTAAGGTAGTTTGTACATTTTTGTTTATTTGTTCGCCTCCTTCAATATGTACTCTGTCGAATATTTCACCAATAACATGAAAAGAAGATACTAATCCTGGACCACCATTTCCAACAAAAAGTCTTACCGTTTCGCCCACTTTGGCTGTTAATGCAT from Algibacter sp. L1A34 includes these protein-coding regions:
- a CDS encoding efflux RND transporter periplasmic adaptor subunit; this encodes MKYIYSLLLTTLVLSSCGGKKNKSVEAIIETNNLELIREKKAELDVSSQEIADQLKQLDAKIKTLDPQTKIPLITTFTAKEIVFTHYLELQGSVDTKQNLIVFPEYSGILSRVYVKEGQHVSKGQMLAKIDDGGLTQQLAQIKIQTNLAKTTFERQDRLWSQKIGSEIQYLQAKSNFEAQQEAVNQLQQQVGKTIVRAPFSGTIDDVITDQGSVVAPGQSQLFRIVNLDNMYIETEVPERYISEVTKGKEVKVNFPVLGKEIDAKIRQAGNFINPANRTFRVEIAISNKERQIKPNLTAKLKINDYTNNKAFLIPQSIISENAEGQQYIYTITDKKDNLAKAKRVIVETGKTQGDFIEILSGIEHNEEIIVEGARSVKEGQDVRILVNKDAK
- a CDS encoding TolC family protein, producing the protein MKNKLIIFFSLLVSITAISQENNQSFSLEDAINFALENNRTAKNAGRDIEAAKKQKWETTATGLPQLNATVDYQNWLKQQVSLADFDGDGTNEAFAFGLKHSLDASATLSQLLFDGSYIVGLQSAKVYLEISKHAKIKTDLEVRKAVVNAYGNVLLTEESVAILERNKITLQKNLDEITQIYENGLEEEESVEQLKITLSSINSNLNNSIRLKKVAYQMLNINLGIDIESKTVLTDNLETLAAKNMDLSFINNPFSVENTIDYKIAKNDKTSKELLLKLEKAKNLPTLSTFLSGGYIAYSDDFDLFQNKTKYYGYGLFGVNLSVPIFSSGGTKAKTQRARINFEKAKDDLTETEQRLKLEIASAKSDYQFAIEEYSNKKENLNLAERIEKKNQTKFFEGIASSFDLRQAQTQLYTAQQEFLQAMLNVINNKVALETITNQED
- a CDS encoding TetR/AcrR family transcriptional regulator, with the translated sequence MREKIVKKATDLFLNLGFKSVTMDDIAHEMGISKKTIYVHFANKTKLVEAVSFSVFDLICNGIDNICSNSINPIEELYDIKMFVMNHLESEKSSPQFQLKKYYPQIYASLHLKQFEKMHDSVSDSLQKGIDTELFRANIDIGFISRMYFNGMTGIKDGTIFPTELFSMDYLMESYLEYHLRAIVTEKGFETLNKFITKTQS
- a CDS encoding polyprenyl synthetase family protein — translated: MLSIEKYQNEFVSYLEKYSTVKEPKNLYEPIQYILELGGKRLRPVLTLMAADIFGSNYKGALNAALSIEVFHNFSLVHDDIMDDAPLRRGHETVHEKWDINTGILSGDAMLIMAYQLFENYEAPIFLELAKLFSKTALEVCEGQQYDVDFETRTDVSIPEYLIMIEYKTAVLVAAAMKMGAIVAKASKEDQDNIYNFGRYLGIAFQLQDDYLDAFGDPKTFGKQVGGDIIENKKTYLYLKALEFSNDEDCATLSQLFASNPEDVSSKIEMAKQFFVNSGSAEATKKAIEDYTLKAFAVLESLNIPDDKKATLKTFGSNLMNRTV
- a CDS encoding RrF2 family transcriptional regulator; translation: MFSKACEYGIKAVIFIAIKSYEDLRVSPKEIAEKIDSPQAFTAKILQSLVHHDIVNSIKGAHGGFEIQKDRISQIKLAEIVKAIDGDSIYMGCGLGLEKCDENHPCPAHDKFKIVRDELQNMLENTTLEELALNIKSGTSFLRV
- the ric gene encoding iron-sulfur cluster repair di-iron protein; its protein translation is METLHTDTQKQIGQFVAEDFRTAAVFSKHKIDFCCNGNRSIEEACEKKGIDSNRLLEELEAVLNTSTGQSIDYKSWPLDLLAEYIEKKHHRYVEEKIPVLRQFLDKLCKVHGERHPELFKINELFTASAGELSAHLKKEELVLFPFIKKMVKATLDKSAVQAPHFGTVENPIAMMMEEHDTEGGRFRQIAELTDNYTPPADACNTYKVTYAMLEEFEKDLHLHIHLENNILFPEAVKLEKQFS
- a CDS encoding universal stress protein translates to MKNILLLSDFSTNSKNAIHYAMRFFKNQKCIFHLMHVHKTGSYTSDDLMHSPKESIYESITREPREKLNSIKEDLKETYKNLNHQFEIHIDFDVFIDAINQAVKNKKIDFIIIGTNGATSAKEIFLGSNTINVIRKVNCKTLVIPEDYRFTPIKELLLPLDPRDVIDGKQFTDLLEFMETYQLNLNVLRVNPNKENAEIEKQDVSNLSILKCKYQVVNNVPIDFAVLSYLKTNTIDFISLFVKNKGFLEHLFSKGNTKINISKIPKPMLVLHG
- a CDS encoding c-type cytochrome; translation: MKRALKLMAVLFVTLLISCGSKDEKKKEGFSYQKTAPTEKATTQKAEQVPASKKIDLANKGIGPIKSVTLAAEVDQKMATHGADVYKKMCTACHRADKKFIGPAPTGVLERRTPEWVMNMILNPEQMVKEDPLAKDLLKEFNGAPMANQHLTEEDARAILEYFRTLK
- a CDS encoding SCO family protein translates to MKPLKYILILFVSGLLLQNCNSDKKKNTETSQVFQCPMKCEGNKTYNAPGNCTVCKMDLISINATPEKLLSDNEISDTSIFNLTSLWQTEENKTIELKELKGKTLVMVMIYTSCKAACPRLVADMRNIEAQIPDEKIKDIQFVLISIDPLTDTPKRLKSFAIENVMDGEQWMFLQGTESGVREFANVLSMKYKEISPIDFSHSNIISVFNPAGELIHQQEGLGVDNKETIETILKTVK
- a CDS encoding formylglycine-generating enzyme family protein; its protein translation is MKNLAFRLLFVLLVTQTCAFSQSKGMVYIEGSRYLPLYGRDSTVVEVKDFEMDVYPVTNAEYLNFIKEHPKWQKSKILKLFSDKSYLANWKSDLELKPSENLNSPATYISWYAAKAYCECQDKRLPTIDEWEYAAMADETTKDARVKPSFNKKILAWYEAPHSNENTIGLRPKNVWGIYDLHGLVWEWTLDFNSVLISGESRKDGDKDSNLFCGSASLNATDLMNYAAFMRYAIRGSLKAKYSMKNLGFRCVKPIKK